A stretch of Argiope bruennichi chromosome 10, qqArgBrue1.1, whole genome shotgun sequence DNA encodes these proteins:
- the LOC129987475 gene encoding uncharacterized protein LOC129987475, with amino-acid sequence MAEEIVIQKSDPLPIKKKSAKVCRYFKKGFCGYGEKCLYNHSLPKRSFPSNNPSDVQNCPFYKRASCKFASKCWYKHIRPKGKVYPKPELLNQFIVVGPARKEPQKTEDMPATVEDSSLAMPAQETKTHRHFKRPQNQQVVPKNCFCYEKKGACYYGEKCWYSHNEPQKLPADEPLYEANPEPEPDPDHTKMCYNFIFTECEFGDECLYVHGDICQFCDLAFLHPFDKQQREDHLRACEAFFLEDMDIAFKFMISKDKMCAICLEYVWGSNKLFTRQKFGIQDSCNHIFCLDCIRKWRDVKRRASQPKLCPACRTESLVVVPSGRWFESAEEKKQWIDAYKANVRQKLCKFYKKGKCSDREKCLYIHPGPVQYISEEQNGEIWQNIDQEENWEYVQSHNELASGDQEGIANLEDAIDARDRQNIQDSETRDDTSAEDRTNEDLVLQSGEQIILSNLADEHQFDDSLGQVNIIEEADEQNIARQVLRDPEDRSNEDLILQSGEQVIPSNVVDEHQFDGSFGQVNIIDDADEQNTARPVVGDPDNPPEDQSNEDLVLQSGEQVIPSNVADEHQFDFSFGQVNIIDDADEQNTARQVLGDPDNPPEDQSNEDLVLQSGEQVIPSNVADEHQFDFSFGQVNIIDDADEQNTARRVLGDPDNPPEDQSNEDLVLQSGEQVIPSNVADEHQFDGSFGQVNIIDDADEQNTARQVLGDPDNPPEDQSNEDLFLQSSEHIRPSSLAEEMVEHQLDDNLGQVDVVDVDDQHAVERQIVGQEDVSSGGS; translated from the exons TATACAATCACAGTTTGCCTAAACGATCTTTTCCGTCTAACAATCCATCTGATGTTCAAAACTGCCCTTTTTATAAAAGGGCGTCGTGTAAATTTGCTTCTAAATGCTGGTATAAACACATCAGACCAAAAGGCAAAGTCTATCCAAAACCTGAACTGTTAAATCAATTCATTGTGGTCGGTCCAGCTCGAAAAGAACCTCAAAAAACAGAGGACATGCCAGCCACTGTCGAAGATTCTTCTTTAGCTATGCCTGCACAAGAAACAAAAACCCACAGACATTTTAAAAGACCACAGAATCAACAGGTTGTTCCCAAGAATTGCTTTTGTTATGAAAAG aAAGGGGCATGCTATTATGGAGAAAAGTGTTGGTATAGTCACAATGAACCACAAAAACTTCCAGCAGATGAACCTCTATACGAAGCAAATCCAGAGCCTGAACCAGACCCCGATCACACCAAGATGTgttataacttcatttttacaGAATGTGAATTCGGAGATGAATGTCTCTACGTGCACGGGGATATTTGCCAATTCTGTGACCTTGCTTTTCTGCATCCTTTTGACAAGCAGCAACGAGAAGACCATCTCAGAGCGTGCGAGGCTTTCTTCCTCGAGGACATGGACATTGCGTTCAAATTCATGATCAGCAAGGACAAGATGTGCGCGATTTGCTTGGAATACGTTTGGGGATCAAACAAGTTATTTACCAGACAGAAATTCGGCATTCAAGACAGCTGCAATCATATTTTTTGTCTGGACTGCATCCGCAAATGGAGAGATGTCAAACGGAGAGCAAGCCAGCCGAAACTTTGTCCTGCATGCCGGACGGAAAGCCTTGTCGTCGTGCCAAGTGGACGATGGTTCGAAAGTGCAGAAGAAAAAAAGCAGTGGATAGATGCTTATAAAGCCAACGTCCGTCAAAAACTTTGCAAGTTCTATAAGAAAGGGAAATGCTCGGATAGAGAAAAGTGTCTCTATATTCATCCGGGGCCTGTTCAATATATTTCAGAAGAGcaaaatggagaaatttggcAAAATATCGATCAAGAGGAGAATTGGGAGTATGTGCAATCGCATAATGAATTAGCATCTGGTGATCAAGAGGGTATTGCCAATCTGGAAGACGCTATCGATGCTCGAGATAGACAGAATATTCAGGATTCAGAGACCAGGGATGATACCTCAGCAGAAGACAGGACCAACGAAGATTTAGTTTTGCAATCAGGAGAGCAAATAATCCTAAGTAATTTGGCAGACGAGCATCAATTTGATGATAGTTTGGGGCAAGTAAACATAATTGAGGAGGCTGATGAGCAGAATATAGCAAGACAGGTTCTACGAGATCCAGAGGATCGATCCAATGAAGATTTGATTTTGCAATCTGGAGAGCAAGTGATCCCTAGTAATGTAGTGGACGAGCATCAATTCGATGGTAGTTTTGGGCAGGTAAACATAATTGATGATGCTGATGAACAGAATACAGCAAGACCGGTTGTAGGAGATCCAGATAATCCACCAGAGGATCAATCCAATGAAGATTTGGTTTTGCAATCAGGAGAGCAAGTGATCCCTAGTAATGTAGCGGACGAGCATCAATTCGATTTTAGTTTTGGGCAGGTAAACATAATTGATGATGCTGATGAGCAGAATACAGCAAGACAGGTTCTAGGAGATCCAGATAATCCACCAGAGGATCAATCCAATGAAGATTTGGTTTTGCAATCAGGAGAGCAAGTGATCCCTAGTAATGTAGCGGACGAGCATCAATTCGATTTTAGTTTTGGGCAGGTAAACATAATTGATGATGCTGATGAGCAGAATACAGCAAGACGGGTTCTAGGAGATCCAGATAATCCACCAGAGGATCAATCCAATGAAGATTTGGTTTTGCAATCAGGAGAGCAAGTGATCCCTAGTAATGTAGCGGACGAGCATCAATTCGATGGTAGTTTTGGGCAAGTGAACATAATTGATGATGCTGATGAGCAGAATACAGCAAGACAGGTTCTAGGAGATCCAGATAATCCACCAGAGGATCAATccaatgaagatttatttttgcaATCAAGCGAGCACATAAGACCCAGCAGCTTGGCTGAGGAAATGGTGGAGCATCAGCTCGATGATAATTTGGGACAGGTGGACGTAGTTGATGTTGATGATCAGCATGCTGTAGAAAGGCAGATTGTTGGACAAGAAGATGTTTCATCTGGTGGATCATAA
- the LOC129988465 gene encoding speckle-type POZ protein-like, translating to MAASTNKDDKYGAHFTFIWKIKHAPRFGRWESPEFIVKSMEMTKWNLIMIVFSQGGALLWIERVAEDSGPDSIEVEFELSFLDANGSSLTEKSGTGQFRREGCSQELVIPQTNAIFKERKPIFRPRDTLTVRCRMSRTRTKISKSDLCFATTHFQVYKRSCFWAIREFSSLRRYEKWTLHLNSIMEGCPNLLLAVNLTKRNGKEFIFFDLEVPNIEKYYDVEAEIALLDAEGTVFLSKRTSAALNTRSKISELSVFEKDKLTTNAAVLLSDDVLLVRCEFRLTSQPPVLNKIDGYKILHYLHLKSSDTEKKETSSEDLNEPAVCPFKEIINSFKDDKTLSDVSLRAGTVSFPVHKLILSSRSPVFKAMFTKDMKEKTSTCIDIPDMDADTLHQLLFYIYENKLQKLTWEMAANLFEAADRYGIMDLSEKCSKFLKSNLSESNVCDILVLADMHHDENLRKSVLDFIQKNSEIIYSDGWKVFKENHSKLAWETAEEIIYSMKHAKP from the coding sequence ATGGCTGCTTCGACTAATAAGGATGATAAGTACGGAGcgcattttacatttatttggaaaatcAAACATGCTCCCAGATTTGGGCGGTGGGAAAGCCCGGAGTTTATTGTTAAGTCTATGGAGATGAcgaaatggaatttaattatgaTTGTTTTTAGTCAAGGAGGAGCACTTTTATGGATTGAAAGAGTGGCGGAGGACAGCGGACCGGACAGTATCGAAGTAGAGTTCGAACTTTCGTTCCTTGATGCTAACGGTTCGTCATTAACTGAAAAATCCGGCACTGGTCAGTTCCGAAGGGAAGGATGTTCTCAGGAATTAGTGATTCCCCAAACGAATGCAATTTTCAAAGAAAGGAAACCTATATTCCGGCCAAGAGATACGCTAACCGTTCGATGTCGCATGTCGAGAACGAGAACCAAAATATCAAAATCTGATTTGTGCTTCGCTACTACTCACTTCCAGGTGTATAAACGTTCTTGCTTTTGGGCCATAAGGGAGTTCAGTTCTCTTCGGCGATATGAAAAGTGGACCCTGCACCTGAATTCAATTATGGAAGGATGTCCAAATCTGTTACTGGctgttaatttaactaaaaggaatggtaaagaatttatattttttgatttggaAGTACctaacatagaaaaatattatgacGTAGAGGCGGAAATTGCTCTTTTAGATGCAGAAGGAACGGTTTTTCTTTCCAAACGAACTTCAGCAGCTCTGAATACAAGATCAAAAATTTCCGAATTAagtgtttttgaaaaagataagTTGACAACCAATGCAGCAGTTTTGTTATCGGACGATGTGCTTCTCGTGCGGTGTGAATTTAGACTTACATCTCAGCCTCCTGTCCTGAACAAAATAGATGGctacaaaatattacattatttacatttgaaatcgTCTGACACAGAGAAGAAAGAAACATCTTCTGAGGACTTGAATGAGCCTGCCGTATGTCCTTTTAAAGAGATTATCAATAGTTTTAAGGACGATAAAACTTTAAGTGACGTCAGCCTCCGGGCTGGCACCGTATCCTTTCCTGTCCACAAGCTCATTTTGAGCAGCCGTTCTCCCGTTTTCAAAGCGATGTTTACCAAAGACATGAAGGAAAAGACGAGCACATGCATCGATATTCCCGACATGGATGCAGACACACTGCATCAACTGTTGTTTTATATCTACGAGAATAAATTGCAAAAACTCACGTGGGAGATGGCGGCAAATTTGTTCGAAGCTGCCGATAGGTACGGAATAATGGATTTGAGTGAAAAatgttcaaagtttttaaaatcgaATCTCTCCGAGTCTAATGTATGTGACATTCTAGTTCTTGCAGACATGCACCACGATGAAAATCTACGAAAGTCGGTGCtggatttcatacaaaaaaattcggaaataatTTATTCCGATGGTTGGAAAGTATTCAAAGAGAATCATTCCAAATTGGCGTGGGAAACAGCGGAGGAAATCATTTATAGTATGAAACACGCCAAACCTTaa